Genomic window (Arachis hypogaea cultivar Tifrunner chromosome 13, arahy.Tifrunner.gnm2.J5K5, whole genome shotgun sequence):
tttttaattttttttttataattccaGGTAAgtcattgttttttattttttatatttttttggacTGGCCATGGGCCGACAGGTAACTCATTTTAGGTGTGGTGGAATTTCCTTGGGCCTTAGCTGGGCCCATATACTTGGTGACCCATTTGCAGCTTCTGAGTTCATCAACAACTGGGGACGATGCATGAACTATTTGGACCTAACCAAGCCCATTAACATCCCAAGACCAATCCCAAGGCCCACCGGAACTGGACCTCAAATGGACCCAGTCTGTGCAAAGCCGGTCGACCCGGTCGGCGACCACTGGATCCCACCGAACAACTGCAAAATGGTTACATTCTCCTTCCAAGTAACTGGCTCCCAAATGAACTACTTACAAGCCCAAATTTGGGGCCCGAGTGCTGACCAAACCCCTCCTTTTGAATCCCTTTGTGCTGTGATTTGGCACTGTGTGGCCCAAGTTCGGCCCGGATTCGAGCCCAACACCGTTACCATTTGCAAACCCGACCCGAGTCATGGCAATGATATAATTGGCAATAATCAAGTCATAAGCAAGGTTGAAGCTGGAAGTGAATTTTCAATGAGTGACACTAATTTTAGGGTTTTGGCAAGCATGCTTGCGGAACAAGGAATCGACGAAAGGAATCTAATTGAAGAAGCAATGGAAAAAGATGAAGGGGTGGCTGATTTCTATGTGTATGGTGCAAATTTGACTTTTGTTGACTTAGAAGAAACCAATGTGTATGAGTTGGAATTGAAGGGAAAAAAACCAAGGTTTGTTTACACAACACTTCAAGGTGTTGGAGATGAAGGAGTTGTTTTGGTTATGCCATGGCCTAAAGGTGCTAACAAGAATGGCTCTGATGGGAAATTTGTGACCATGATTTTGCCTGAGGATCAAATTGTGAAGATTAAACCTGAGCTCAAGATTAATGGTCTTCTGCTTGAGGGTGATTTTTAGTTAATTAAGTATGTGTTATTATTGTGCACCAAATGTAATAAAATGTAAGTGTTTGTGAAACAATAATTGTCATGTTCGACGTTATGTTTGTGTGGATGTAGCATTTTCTATTGGCTATATAAGAGTTACTTTGTTTGCAAAGCTATATTATTCTATTAAGTGCTTGTTTGaacattattattttgataaaaaaaatttaataaaaaagatctttttttatttcagtgtgtttgacaaatttctattagtaaaagtaaaaatactaaaaaaataaaaaatatttttttaagaagctgtaatttatattttttttaaaaaaagatattttttatgtaataattaaataaaaaaatacttttataccattatattcaaatataattaatagataaattttttttgtataaaataaccaaatataaaattatttttatttttttatataatctttaaaaaaatatctcaaaaaaatatatttttttagaagttCATCCAAATAAGTCATAAAAATATGTCATtgtttatttgtattattttgctTGACATTTAAGCACATAAGACACGAGAATTCGcaatgttaaaacttaaaaggttCAAAAAACTAGTCCGAATGAGGCACAATAAAATAAGGGGGAAAAGTGTGAATAACTTAACGTCTACACAGCTAAAACAAGGAAATGGTGAGTTTTACTTTATGTTAATAGAGAACTGCGAGTTAATTCACTGATTTAATTTTACGAGTGGGTTGACTACATTAACGACCATTTTCGCCTCATATTAGAACAGTAGTAAAATGTTAAGACAATAAATCACGTGccagaaaaaacaaaaacatgaattaattattatataagttTGGCAGATCCGAGATGGGTTAAAtacttaaatatataaattaaaaggtACCATTATGCTTTGTCGAGAACGAGCTTTTTAAAAGAAACCCTTTTTTGTTTTCAAATGAAGCGCCTTggatatttattttatctttatcaaATATAATAGGTATGTTAATGAACTTTAATTTACATGgcatatttttctctctctatctCAAAGGTTTGGAATTTAAATTCTAGAGACTGCAATTAAGTGTGTTGTATACTTAAAATTGAGGATTATTTAATTTATTGCGATTGTTTAATTCactaaccaaaaaaataaaaataaaaataacaggtatatattaaaattaattaacaaaattatttattaatataaaatataatataaaaaatgaattaaaatacatatatatttatatataaataactattgactaattttaattgttaattttagtgtataaataatttttttaattttatttctcccCTTATAAAGCTATTATTAATaaacaatttatatataaaatattatttatatactaaaattaataattaaaatcaatcatcatagtttttatataaatttatatatattatttaatttatttttaatatatattttttattttaatatatattttat
Coding sequences:
- the LOC112792649 gene encoding protein ECERIFERUM 26-like; this encodes MGFAQEESLVYDLRLSSVGPGRVSGTDVFHNPAGLDLAMKLHYLRMIYFFDSDVAQSLSIMHIKERMFPWFNHYFITCGRFRRSETGRPFIKCNDCGARFIEAKYDKTLDEWLEMKDWGSYKLLASQQVIGPELFFSPPILLQVTHFRCGGISLGLSWAHILGDPFAASEFINNWGRCMNYLDLTKPINIPRPIPRPTGTGPQMDPVCAKPVDPVGDHWIPPNNCKMVTFSFQVTGSQMNYLQAQIWGPSADQTPPFESLCAVIWHCVAQVRPGFEPNTVTICKPDPSHGNDIIGNNQVISKVEAGSEFSMSDTNFRVLASMLAEQGIDERNLIEEAMEKDEGVADFYVYGANLTFVDLEETNVYELELKGKKPRFVYTTLQGVGDEGVVLVMPWPKGANKNGSDGKFVTMILPEDQIVKIKPELKINGLLLEGDF